The window TTTCAGTTTTCACCAATTTTTGGAAGTTATTGAGCAATATAATCAAATTCTATATTTCATGTTAAAGCAGCCCTAATAGAAAACATAAATGAACAATTGGGACAAATAATTTATTCAGTTTGTGCAGTTCTCCCCCAGAAAACACGGGGAGGTTTAAGAGTGTTGAAatatattgtttttaaattaacTGTAatgagtgaagccaaactttcaaAGCTGCGCCTCCAAAGCAAGGCCAAAGTCTCCGTCTGAGACAGATGTCACCATTGTTGGGTCTCATTTACACCACCAGAGGGTGGAAGTGCTCCAGAGCTAGTTTGGAACACTGACTGAACTTAATATTTCCCTTCAGGGTTCATCAGACGGAGATCATGCCAGGTTGAGGAACTTTAGCATCAGCTCACACAATGAGACAGGAACTGGAGCAAAGGTGAAAATAATTTTACTCTGGAGGTTTTCTCTTGAACAGAAAAAAGGTTTGTAACCTTGgattaaacaaaaacaacaacaacaaaacaaaaaagggggaaataaaacaaaacaattttgaGGTTTTGGTTAAATGTTTCCTCAAAGAGCATGGTGACCAACTTTTAGAGATTTCTGAATGAGAACTTGCTTTTACAGTTGTAGCGCCCAAGATCTGTTGTTCTGTGGACTTTTCTGAGAAGTTTTATTTGATAGATTAAATTTTATGTTTTGATGTGTGATTTCTGTCCTTAAAGACTGCATTTAAAAGAGTTTATTTCAGGCATTTCTTCACTCGAACACACCTGTCCTGTAACAAATACTCCTTGAGtttgttcagaaaacagcagctgggttTCTTTATTCTCTtcaaacagaaaaacacagaaccgAGCTTTTAAACAGCAGTTAGATTTCTGCTAATCATTTAACCTCCACAAGAAATAAAGcagtaaaacattttaaattttttttaactcatttGGAGACAAACTTATTTTTTTCCAGCCTGTTTTTGTCTGATAACTTTAACAAAGTTTGGTTTTCTGGGATTAAAGTTTCTTCTATGAATCTTCATAGAGAAAAGAGCTGAAGTGACAGCATGGTGAAGAGATCGACGCCATGGTGATGGAGAACGACAACAGGCTGGCTGGCAGAGACAGAAGCCATCCACCTGCAGACTGGATTGGCAGGAGGTCCTCACATCTCTCCTGCTCCACAGAACAAGGCTAGCCTGGTAAAATGCTCTGACAAATTTAACACCTGACACACCACTACTGAGCTGTGCCTCCTCCTCGGGTGGTGGAGGGCAGCAGAGAGGTGCAGGAGCACCAGGTGTTGCTGCAGAGTCTGACCAAGAAAGTAGGAGAAGCAGAAGAATGGAACAGGAGCTGACGGACAATCTCAAAGACCTGCTGGCCTCTGACAGGGAGAAGTACAGCCAGAAGGAGAAGCAGCACGTACGTTTCCACATCTGCTAATTTTAATCAATGTCTTTGAAATTAATTGTCTTTAACATGTTTTTGTACTATATTGGTGCATTTTACACCCTCTGGAGACCTTGATGAGGATCGTCCATTTGTTTTCTGTGCAGCAGTTGTTGCAGCCACAGAGGTGAAATGTTTTATGTGAAATCAGAGTGTGCAGAGGGCAGAAACAGACAGTGAATCTGCCTCAAAATATGATTTGTGCCTTTCATCGGCTGTCTTTACATTTTCCAGGTGAGATTTGTTAGGGGGACATTTATCGAGGGAGCAGAAAAGGACCCGAGGCTCCTGGAGCTGCTTAGGCTGGACAATGTTGCCACAAAGGAGACGTCCTGATGGACAACTGCTTACTGtccaaaagaaaaaataaactcatctCTTTTACCAGAGCTTTAGGACTGCCTCTCCTGCTGAGGTGGTGCTGATAGGATGCCTCCTGCTAGTTCCTCTGGAGGTTTTCTGTGCCCCATAGGGACACCCCACACCTGGTTTCATCTCTGACTCGATCAACTTCAGGAAACGTCGTCTCTACCTAAAACAGCTCCTCAAACCACAAACCTTAATTCTGGCAGCTTAGCGTAATTTTAAAATCATTCCAGATGTGCATTACAATCCTAAAATATTCTTAAAACTGTCTCATTTAACAGAAAGAAAGTAAAGTAAATTCCCGAATGCAGATGGGCTTGATGACTAAAATGACTTAAGGGTGTGGGaagcttgtttaatcaatacatttgcagcggaCTCTGGTAGGAGTGAACGCCTTGCAAGCCGTACTTAGGGCAAATAAAGCCCACAATTGCTTTCAGCACGCAGCAAACAGTGATATTTGCagtgttatttcctgatatttggacatctcacctcagattagATAAGAGCAACATGATTCTACCCCTGAATCGCAACGTTGATGCtttaaaaccaaaaaaaaaattcaCAAGCCAGGAGTTCTtctgtgtgatggagttgctaatgctaacggttagcttttactagtcggGACGTggcctgctgtttcctggacgctaaaccaaaaacagccttccctgaCTGGAGTCTACATGGGTGAGccaatgaatgttaagtgacaatgtgatgtagatctgtcatttTTTTCTAATCAAGAGttacaccatctattttctatcagaaactaacacaactattttcatgttcagcttgcatgaaaaaccctgacagactgattataatcagaaataatcaatttaaaaaaattctcagcgtgttgtttttctttttagaatAAATTTAAAACTGAGATCTAATATAATATAAATCTTATTTTGATTACTTTGTACCTTTTTAAAAAACACCCAAtgcatattttcttttattttttatttttataaaagttGGGTTAATTTGACTAATGAAGAAAACAGATaaaagtggtgatgatgatgaacacaGCTTGGATAAACTCTCACATGATGTTGTTTCATTGTCTCTGGCTTCTGCTTGAAAGCTTCAGCTAAAATGATTGTTCCACGGATAAAAGCGAGTCCTAGTGTTCTCACCTGCTCAGACCCGGAGTCTCCCTGAACGGATTTATCCCGTCTGACTATTCTTAGGGTTTAAATCTCTTTAGTGGtcagcgtgacaaagtccagcttcACACTAATTAGTCTTCTGCTTTGTGTCCAACTTCAATAAAACTCTGAATGCTTGTTTTTTTATCCATTAGTTGGTTTTAACATGTTaaggtttaaataaaaaaaagatgcaGGTTGTTGCAGAGTTCACGTTTTATAGGCAGCAGATTAAAGGGCCAAAGGTCAGGCTGAGCGTTAAAAAGCAGCGATGGATTAGCCACCAGATTAATGCAGAGAAAcatttattatatatttattaaTAATACAGAAACCAGCCTCATCAGGACAGATCTGAGGGAAACCTCAACATTTCCCTTCTCAGGGACAACACTAATATTTCACCTTAAACTATTTTAAGTTAACTGTCGATGAAactttttttaaactcagaaatgCATCAAGGCTGAGGCCACGATGAGGTCGAACGCCGATTCCAACAGAATGTACAACACACAATAAAATCAAGATGTAATTGAAACAAGGCAAATAAAACATGAACAACTGAAGATGCAGAAGTGCTCTCAGCAGTCGTGTGAAGGGTTGCTCATCAGGACTGGAGGCTTTTCTGGTACTGTTTCGTAATTTCAGATATCTCCTGGATGAAGGCTTTTATCTGAGGAGGAGAAATGACAGCTATTGTGATTGTTCCTGCTGCTCTGCatattttgtgtttgtgtgaaggCCCGTACCTCCTTCAGCTGTCTGGTTGTGTCATCCACATTTTGATCTGTGATCTTGTAACCGCACATTTCATAAGTGTTTTGGATTGAAAACTTAATGCAGTTCTGGGTCTGCGCGCTCTCTGCTTTCATTGTCTGGATACGACTCCACTCCCTTTCCTGCAAAAGAACAGGAACCATCATTTAGAAGGAGTCAGAAGGATCTCCTCTCTAAGCAGGTGTTTTCAGGAGGACTCGTACCCATTTCAGCGTCTCAGACTGAGCTTTCTTCAGTTCCTCCTCCAGCTCAGCCAGTTGGTTGGTCCTCTGCAGCCATTGTAGGGTTTTTTGCTCCTCCACAGTTCGCAGCTCCTTTGTCAGATGCTCCTTTTTCTCCTGCCTCTGCTTCCTCTCCTCAGTGAACTTCTCTTTGAGGCTGAGCATGTTGCGATAATAGGTGGCAAAGTCGTCAGCGTTTTTGTGCTGGAGTacacacagagaaagagagaaggaCTCACTGGTCAATCTAAACTCTCCTCTGTGGTCACGAGATCAGGAGAATCAGAACCTGACTCAAGCAACTAAAATGATCTTCATCCGTAGAATGCTTGAGCTCAGCATTTGGAGAAAAGAAGAGGAGCTGCTCCTCCTAATCAAAAAGACATGGCGAGGTGTTTTTGAAGACGAGGCCTCCTGGTCTCTTCCCTGTGGAGGTTCTCTGGTCTCTTTCCAATGACACCCATGACATcctccaggaggagctggagaacaCCCCTCAGGAGAGGAGGTCTGATATCCTTAAAGTACCTGTACCTCCTTGCTCTGACCTTAGATGGGTGGAGAAAATGGGTGCAAATACATCTCACAGACACTGGTCTGTGAAAATCTAACGGCTATAAATCAGAACTCAGGTCATTGTGGAAAATGTTTCAGATGATTTATGAATATCTCAAATAAAACACATGCATCCATCTTAGAGGCCTGAACTGTTTCCTAATTGCTATCCGATAGTTTAGTGAATCAATAAGAGGTTAAAGTTACTTTAATAAAAAGCAGTACCCCTGATGTTTTACACACGTCCTCCAGGAAGTCCCTATACGGTGAATATGTCCCAATCTCCCTCTGCATCTCCTCCTTCCTCTTCATCAGTGTGGCTTTCTCCTTCTTCAGCTTCTCTGTCTCTGCATCCACTTCctgcatcatcttcatctccttcTCAGCTATCTGCCGAACTTTCTCGCTATGAAGAACCTGAATCAGAATGGTATGGAGGAATGCCCTTATTGCTCCAGCCCCACCAACACATCTGAATTATAGCACGTGTCTGAGAGATCTCACCTTCATAAACACATTGTGCCTCACTTCCCTGATGCTCTCCTGCAGCTCCTTCTGCTCCTGCTTCGAATTCTGTAAAGTCTGCATAAGAAAACATTAGAAATCTAATTAGTCAAATGATTTCATTGATTTAAACACACTAGTAAGGAGGAAGATTCTTAAAATATTAATAAACTTTACATACATTTTGTATACCTCAACTGAAATCACAGCCTTTTTATGGCTCACAGCTACATACTTCAGCACTGAATGCAGAATGAACTATGCCcttgttctttttaaaaatatCGCTGTTTATTATAGAGGTATAATAAACTATTATAAGCTttggactcttattgtgaagggttaAATTAATTTCTGAGTTAATCAAACCTTTGAACTTCAGAAAAACAGAGAACAGTACTGAAAAATCAGCATTACCGATTTAACCTGTGCAATATGCTCAAGACCTGCTGACATACTTTCAATTTTCCcccatttttaatattttaaattattttaattaaGTAGTGTTTCCATTGTTTTCTTGATGAAACCGTTTTTTTCCCCCTTTCATTTGATGATGGATTATTTAAGTTTTTATGTTTAATTTAAATGGCTGGACCTTATATTTATAAATGTCTCATTTTTAATTCCTCTCTAAAGAGTTGTTGATTTGCTGTTCTGTTAAAATATGAGCAAAGATTTAGGCACCCGCCTTAAAGTGTTTAATTAGTGCTTTTAATTTCCACCTCAAGTTGATTGTTTTCCATTTACAGTTTCAAGTCCAACTCGGGATTTTTAAAAGTACTTTGACGTGTGTTTTGCACATTTAGGAGCAGAATAGCGGCTCCGTTTGGGTTCTCCGACCTGTTTGCGGTCCTCCAGAGATCTTTTCAGCTCCTCAGCTTCGTCCTCCTTCGTCAGGTGATCGATCGCAGACGCGATGTCTTTCAATTCCGGCACGACACCTGAGAGTACGTCCATCCGCTTCCTGGTGTCACGCAAACACACGCAACCGGGTCACGGCCAGAACTGCCGCAATTTTAGTTTTCTTAAAAATGAGTAGAACTCACCGGGATGCAGCCATCTCAGCAGCAGCCATCTTCTTAGGCACGCCTGTGGAAGAAAATCGAGTAAAACAATCTTAAAGTTACTCTTTCTGTTTAGGTTAGTTTGTTCAGACAAAACTGCCTCTCGCGAGCCTTTTAGTCGTTACTATGGAAACACGTCGCCCACTTTTAACTCCTTATATGGCACTCATTGAAGTAAACTTTAaatttcaaccccagggtgttattgtggtatataacaaaaataaacacacacacacacacacacacacacacacacacacacacacacacacacacacacacacacacacacacacatatatatatatatatatatatatatatatatatatatatatatatatatatatatatatatatatatatatatcatcatggtcagtcatcatcatcatcatcactgatggtgaGATTGGGTGGCACAACAACTCCTCCATTTTCTACAACTCttagtttaaaacagaaaaaatattttgaattttataagtgttattattactgttatacCATCAATATGAAGAATGTCTAAAAAACAATCAATTTTACCTAAAAATATACATAGTATATTTGACTTGTTCATGGCTTAGATTCAAATATGGCTGCTCTTATTTCCATGCCATTATTTTATAATTCATTGAGTGTAACATTTATATTAGGGGTGCATCGATCTATTGGCCTGATCTGTTTTTTTTTCAAGATCGGTGATCAGCCAAAAACTGCAATTGTTGCACTCCTAGTTAATGTTAAAGCAAATCATTGCTATAGAATAGTTTTTTTGTACAAGTGTGTCAAGACAGGTACAAAAGTTTTGTTTTCAAAATTAGAAAAATGAAAATGTCTAAAGGAACAAATATGACTTTTTTAGTTCAAACAGCAATGCTAAATATGTTCACTTATATTTGAGAACATTACCTCATGTCCAGTTGAAACGGGTATTGCTTCATGAGTATTCACATTGGTTTTGTCAATaaaaggaaattgaaagattGATGTAATCTGCTTTTAATTAAGACAAAATCTGTATTGGCAAAAGTCTGTGTCAGCAAGTCGGATTTTTCTCAAGAACGGCGACTGGCCAAAAACTGCAACCGATGCACCCCTAATTTTTATACACCCTTATTTAGTacaactagtcaaccttgtgaAATGGGAAAGTTTCATAAACCTGCCATttttagttttagagatctgactgTAAACACGAGAGGACACCAAGCTGCAAGAAGGTTCTAGTTTTCCTGAGTGACACACCAGTATTTGGTATGTCATAGCCCCACGCTGATTGTTCGTACGGCAACATTGCAAGAACTGAGccgcttgatctctgatgattggttTGGTGAAATGTTGTAATTGTAAGGGccgtgatatacttgctgtttaagcTTGTGTTGGCGCAGGCACAAGACTgcatctttgttcacatacttgctgctgcacagcACTGTACTGCTCGTAGTACTGGGGTGTTCTACTAGGGGGCGCCCTAGTCTACTCAGACCAGACGAATAGccgggtttgtgggtacaaccaaaacaaatatggcgtcaatagaagagatcagtaactaAATAATTTTGAGTTCACAGCAGAAAAAGAGAAAGCAGTGGTATCAAAGATGgaatgaaagacctctaaaccagtttTATTGACTACCTACTGGTCGTTCATATATTGCAGCGTTTGGACCCGTTAATTTCAAGGGACGCGCACAAACAACGTTCAAATACACGCAAGTAACGCGTGGCAGACATTTTAATCACGCATTCGTGTTGTCAAACAGCAAGTGTATCAAGGCCCTAAGGGTCTTTAAAAAGgccttctgacatcatttatgatgtgtgaggaagtgtctaaatatagatGCTGGCCTTACAAAAGGTTAAAGAAACAAATCGTTGATTAACGGAAAAGCAGCAACTCGACTTAGAGGAGCTGTTTTTAATTCTGGCTGCTTCACGGATCAAGGTCAAGGCTTGAAGGTGCCTGCGTAACCATGTTACctgcaaaaagcaaaaatgagaccCATCCAAGCTGACCACATGATCGTGACCATGAAGTAACGGGACTAGAGCCCAGGGGCAAGCCAAGAGGGGACCAGACAGTAATCGAAAGTGACCCCAACAAACAAAGTCAGctgtttaaagtaacactaaacagtttccagcttctccgtcctactggttgaaaatggaatAACAACTGTCATAAACAGCCCTGCAGCAAccagctgtagctagcgctaacaacgagctaatacTAATAAGCCGCAAACCAAAAAGATCCACTTGCTTCGACAAAATATAATAACAAATGAATAAATTATCACACTTGTTTGTTGTCAGATCATGTGACTCTTTCCTGATAACGCCATACACTAATGCTTCCTTAAATCAGTGTAGGTTtattaatgaaaaaataaataaattacccaTTCTATTTGTGCCACGGTTGCTAAAAATACAAAGCCTAAAATATAATATTTAAATCGATTGATTTGTTAAATTTAATGCATTTCTTACAAGATATTTTAATAATGAAATTTTCCTTAGTGACTGACTTAGAGGACTGACTCTTGAAAACTAGGTGCAAAGTGTGTTTATTCGTTTTCCTGGTCGGGTTGTTGTCACCCTGTGAAATAATAAAGAGAGGAGGTGGATGAGTTCCTTTCAAAACATGCTCCCCCGCAAGATAAAACACACAAGCTCAAGGTGATTATTatgtgttgttctaggaggctctGTGGTAATGTTTGCACTGGAAAACATCGGAAGAGCTATGAGAAACCGAAGGGCTATGAGATTTAACTTCATGAGAATAAGGTCGCTCATTGGGAGGAGCTTGAATTTTGCACATCCTGTATGTTTCAGGTTCAAAACAAGCTTTTTGATATTCAACCCAGCTCTCTGTTCATACTGctgttatatatatgtatataaacaacACCACTTTATCGTGGTGGAGAGGTTTGAgcgtcccaatgatcctaggagctaagttgcctgaggctttatgcctctggtagggtcacccatggcaaacaggtcctaggtgacggatcagacaaagagcagcccgaagacctcttatgatgaattatataaatggaaaccgtattCCCTCGCCTGGACGTGGATCACCGGggtccccctctggagccaggcctggaggtggggcacattggcgagcgcctggtggccgggctttcacccatggagcctggccgggcacagcccgaagaggaaacgtgggtcccccttgccatgggctcaccactcgtgggaggggccaaaggggtcaggtgcagtgtgtgatgggtggtagtcgagggtggggaccttggcggtctgatcctcggctacaaaagctggctcttggcacatggaatgtcacatctctggtgggggaggagcctgagttggtgtgtgaggttgagaggttccgactagatatagtctgactcacctcaacgcatggctctggctctggaaccagtttccttgagaggggttggactttctaccactctggagttgcttccATTGAGAggtgccaagcaggggtgggcatactagttgcccccatcttggtgcctgtacgttggggtgtaccccagtgaatgagagggtagcctccctctgcctacatgtggggggacaggttctgaTTGTGGTCTgtgtttatgcaccaaactacagttcagactgcccaccctttttggagaccttggagggggtgctagagagcgctccttccggtgacttcctcgttctgctgggggactttaacgctcacgtgggcaacgacagtgatacctggagaggtgtggttgggaggaatgcccccccgatctgaattcgagtggtgttttgttattggacttctgtgccagtcatggattgtccataatgaacaccatgttcagacataaaggtgtccaaatgtgctcttggcactaggataccttaggccgcagctcgatgatcgactttgttgttgtttcatctgacctgcggccgcatgtcttggacactcaggtgaagagaggggcagagctgtcaactgatcactacctggtggtgagttggctcagatggtgggggaggatgccagttgGACCAGaaaggcccaaacgtatcacgaggatctgctgggaacgtctggcagtctcctgtcagaaggagcttcaattcccacctctgacagaacttccaaaatgttctgggggaggcgggggacattgagtctgaatggaccctgtttcgtgcctccattgttgaggtggccgaccggAGCTATGGTCGCAGgtggtcgtggtggcaacccctgaacccgctggtggacaccagcagttagggatgctgtcaagctgaagaaagagtcctatcagatctttttggcctgtgggactccagaggcagctgatgggtaccggcagtccaagcagaacgtggctcgggtggtcgccgaggcaaaaacctgggcatgtgAGGAGTTTGGTGAAACCATGGAGCAAGATTTCTGTATGGCCTCGAGGAGAttttggtccaccatccggtgcctcggggggtgggtgggtggggtgggggggggggtggggtggggtggggggggggggaagcagtgcactaccaacactatctatggtggggacggtgtgctgctgacctctactcaggacgttgtggatcggtgggcagagtacttcgaagacctcctcaatcccaccgacatgtcttccagtgaggaagcagagtctggggactttgagttggcctctcaaatctctggtgctgaggtcactgaggtggttaaaaagctcctctgtggcaaggctccaggggtggatgagatccacccggagttccttaaggct is drawn from Nothobranchius furzeri strain GRZ-AD chromosome 4, NfurGRZ-RIMD1, whole genome shotgun sequence and contains these coding sequences:
- the LOC107388799 gene encoding coiled-coil domain-containing protein 42 homolog, whose product is MAAAEMAASRKRMDVLSGVVPELKDIASAIDHLTKEDEAEELKRSLEDRKQTLQNSKQEQKELQESIREVRHNVFMKVLHSEKVRQIAEKEMKMMQEVDAETEKLKKEKATLMKRKEEMQREIGTYSPYRDFLEDVCKTSGHKNADDFATYYRNMLSLKEKFTEERKQRQEKKEHLTKELRTVEEQKTLQWLQRTNQLAELEEELKKAQSETLKWEREWSRIQTMKAESAQTQNCIKFSIQNTYEMCGYKITDQNVDDTTRQLKEIKAFIQEISEITKQYQKSLQS